From a region of the Halanaerobium hydrogeniformans genome:
- a CDS encoding DDE-type integrase/transposase/recombinase, protein MFFLTTFSPYRNTAAVFELFKSVKFKFKQPNSIVSDRYHSYNAPTNMIFDHSNHIKVQSFHDDISNNLIESFFSTFKD, encoded by the coding sequence TTGTTCTTTCTTACAACCTTTTCGCCTTATCGAAATACTGCAGCAGTTTTTGAGCTATTTAAAAGCGTTAAATTTAAATTTAAACAACCTAATTCAATTGTTTCTGACCGTTATCATTCTTATAATGCCCCTACTAATATGATCTTTGATCATTCTAATCATATTAAAGTCCAATCATTTCATGATGATATATCTAATAATTTGATAGAATCATTTTTTAGCACTTTTAAAGATTGA
- a CDS encoding DUF5655 domain-containing protein, which translates to MIYLHLIYLTATEESKSNNKSSTNKDYSVDYYLEKGFEKIEKLFNELRNSTLELADDVVESPHRFYIAYRIIRNFLCVDIHKEHFLMYLRIEPDEVDLEHQMIRDVSNCI; encoded by the coding sequence ATGATTTATTTGCACTTGATATATTTAACAGCAACAGAAGAAAGTAAGAGTAATAATAAAAGTTCTACTAATAAAGATTATAGTGTGGACTATTATTTAGAAAAGGGTTTTGAAAAAATCGAAAAATTATTTAATGAGCTAAGAAATTCCACTCTGGAATTGGCTGATGATGTAGTAGAAAGTCCCCATAGATTTTATATTGCATATAGAATTATAAGAAATTTCTTATGTGTAGATATTCATAAAGAACATTTTCTTATGTATCTTAGAATTGAACCAGATGAAGTTGATTTAGAGCATCAGATGATAAGAGATGTTTCTAATTGTATATGA
- a CDS encoding carbohydrate ABC transporter permease, which yields MLNLIYTTYYTILLISVICSILTGYGLSRLRFKGRHTFLISILATQMFPLSLLLIPLYILYNNLNLLNTYFGLALAFTTFGLPFSIWMMKGFFDTIPVEIEEAARIDGAGPFEILFQVVLPLVSPGVATVAFYSFLQGWNNLLFPLTLMSDASKRTIAPGFLMSYVGQYEYFWTDMMAASVLVTIPMVVFSL from the coding sequence TTGTTAAATTTAATTTACACAACTTATTATACAATACTTTTAATATCCGTTATTTGTTCTATATTAACCGGTTATGGACTTTCAAGACTTAGATTCAAAGGAAGACATACATTTTTGATTTCGATTTTAGCAACCCAAATGTTTCCTTTATCCTTGCTATTAATTCCTTTATATATATTATATAATAATTTAAATTTATTAAATACATATTTTGGGTTAGCATTAGCTTTTACAACATTTGGACTTCCATTTAGTATATGGATGATGAAAGGTTTCTTTGATACTATTCCAGTAGAAATTGAAGAAGCAGCTAGAATTGATGGAGCTGGTCCTTTTGAAATTTTGTTTCAAGTTGTTTTACCATTAGTTTCGCCGGGTGTAGCAACAGTAGCTTTTTATTCTTTTTTACAAGGGTGGAATAATTTATTATTTCCATTAACATTAATGTCTGATGCAAGTAAAAGAACCATTGCTCCTGGTTTTCTAATGTCCTATGTTGGACAATATGAATATTTTTGGACAGATATGATGGCAGCTTCTGTTTTGGTCACTATTCCAATGGTAGTATTTTCTTTGTAA
- the bet gene encoding phage recombination protein Bet: protein MNAQNKVVDIESKNKELISFSQKEVETIKRTVASDANTDELRMFLHIAKTYGLDPFNKEIFFWKIKGKPTIMTSRDGYLKIADRHQEYNGLVSDVVRENDSFRRKAQGIDHEYGTKRGDIIGAYALVYRKDREYPVYVFAPFKEYFAGTRVWSQYPSAMILKVAESMALKRAFTVSGLVTAEEMDVQRLNEKDTETPRQPYGKKTNEDIPIDVDIEAELTDREKEIKKLIGSNKDLRKDLYSYLKEIKEKEKLDKDKNISIDDLSDSQYKQLKNILKTFKKMA from the coding sequence TTGAATGCTCAAAATAAAGTGGTTGATATAGAAAGCAAAAACAAGGAGCTAATTAGCTTTAGTCAAAAAGAAGTTGAGACTATTAAAAGAACAGTAGCCAGTGATGCTAATACAGATGAGCTGAGGATGTTTTTGCACATAGCTAAAACTTACGGTCTGGATCCCTTTAACAAAGAGATATTCTTCTGGAAGATAAAAGGTAAACCGACAATCATGACCTCCAGGGATGGCTATCTAAAAATAGCTGATAGGCATCAGGAATACAACGGTTTAGTCTCAGATGTAGTAAGAGAAAATGACAGCTTCAGAAGAAAAGCTCAGGGTATAGACCACGAATACGGTACCAAACGCGGTGATATCATCGGAGCTTATGCTCTAGTTTATCGTAAAGATAGAGAATATCCTGTCTATGTATTCGCCCCTTTTAAAGAATACTTTGCCGGGACAAGAGTCTGGTCTCAGTATCCATCAGCTATGATTCTAAAAGTAGCTGAGTCAATGGCATTAAAAAGAGCATTCACCGTTTCAGGTTTAGTTACAGCTGAAGAAATGGATGTGCAGCGGTTAAATGAAAAAGACACGGAAACTCCTAGACAGCCTTATGGTAAGAAAACGAATGAAGATATTCCAATAGATGTAGATATTGAAGCTGAACTTACTGATAGAGAAAAAGAAATAAAAAAGCTAATAGGCAGTAATAAAGATTTAAGAAAAGATCTCTATTCTTATCTAAAAGAGATAAAAGAAAAAGAAAAGCTGGATAAAGATAAAAACATTTCCATTGATGATTTAAGTGATAGCCAGTATAAGCAGCTTAAAAATATACTAAAGACTTTTAAGAAGATGGCTTAG
- a CDS encoding ArdC-like ssDNA-binding domain-containing protein: protein MVKIKTKELLSRLNQKIDSVQNSDEFKKILKTLSKFHNYSYQNSILIRQQNPEATLVAGFKQWQNNFDRHVKKGEKAIAILAPFTYKKTVTEEKEVKGGIKEVEKEVKRMYFRPVYVFDVSQTEGKPLPRIDITVKDSNDKLLLPLKKFLQSKEISLEIKELKRGLKGYSKGGKIVVDKKLNDTEKAGVIVHETAHELLHDKGSRKKMSKEIKEMEAEAAAFIVMEHYGVEIKSDKYLALYKKSYDLNQSLKRISKIASEIIGFLDDYLLNKSSENKKLKEVV, encoded by the coding sequence ATGGTAAAGATAAAAACTAAAGAACTTTTAAGCAGGCTCAACCAGAAAATTGATTCAGTGCAGAATTCAGATGAATTTAAAAAGATACTTAAAACTTTATCTAAATTCCATAACTACAGCTACCAGAACTCCATACTTATCCGGCAGCAGAATCCTGAAGCGACTTTAGTTGCTGGCTTTAAACAGTGGCAGAATAACTTTGATCGCCATGTCAAAAAAGGTGAAAAAGCTATAGCTATTCTAGCGCCTTTTACCTACAAAAAGACGGTTACTGAAGAAAAAGAAGTTAAAGGTGGGATTAAAGAAGTAGAAAAAGAAGTTAAAAGGATGTATTTTAGACCGGTATATGTGTTTGATGTCAGCCAGACAGAAGGCAAACCTCTCCCCAGGATAGATATTACTGTAAAAGACAGCAACGATAAGCTTTTACTACCTTTAAAAAAATTCCTTCAAAGTAAAGAGATCAGTTTAGAAATAAAAGAGCTCAAAAGAGGTTTAAAGGGCTATTCTAAGGGTGGAAAGATAGTGGTAGATAAAAAGCTTAATGATACCGAAAAAGCCGGTGTTATAGTCCACGAGACTGCACACGAGCTCTTACATGATAAAGGAAGCCGTAAGAAGATGAGCAAAGAAATAAAAGAAATGGAAGCAGAAGCAGCAGCTTTTATAGTCATGGAACACTATGGAGTGGAGATAAAATCAGACAAATACCTGGCCTTGTATAAAAAATCCTATGATTTAAACCAGAGTTTAAAGAGGATCAGTAAAATAGCTTCTGAAATAATAGGCTTTTTAGATGATTATTTATTAAATAAAAGTAGCGAAAATAAAAAGTTAAAGGAGGTAGTTTGA
- a CDS encoding DDE-type integrase/transposase/recombinase produces MRIHPCYYRYLTKKIAPLFKLKSEKIIPDNLNHSDEWHVDKTIVKIKGQKYYLWVIIDSETRFVLSYNLFALSKYCSSF; encoded by the coding sequence TTGAGGATACACCCATGTTACTATCGCTACCTAACTAAAAAAATTGCTCCTTTATTTAAACTTAAATCTGAAAAGATTATCCCTGATAATCTAAACCATTCAGATGAATGGCATGTCGATAAAACTATCGTTAAAATTAAAGGGCAAAAATATTATCTCTGGGTTATCATCGATTCAGAAACAAGGTTTGTTCTTTCTTACAACCTTTTCGCCTTATCGAAATACTGCAGCAGTTTTTGA
- a CDS encoding anaerobic sulfatase maturase, with protein sequence MTDQKTNFNVMAFPAGAVCNLDCEYCYYLKKTELYPQTNDFQMKEETLEEYIKQYIKSQPGPVINFGWQGGEPILRGLDFFKKAVELQQKYVSAGWRIENSIQTNAVLIDEQWAQFLQENNFLVGVSLDGTAELHDRYRKDKKGKGSHQKVMAGIEKLKEYGVTYNILAVVNDVNAKKPKEVYQFFKENEVDFIQFIPIVEQDSEGNLIYRSVGSKEYGKFLIGIFNEWIDDLGDIYVQIFEEALSAWAGYGANLCVFTEECGKASVIEHNGDLYSCDHFVEPEYKLGNIKEKDILEMMNSSQQQDFGRAKKEKLNKKCLGCDYLFFCNGGCPKNRIVDTDADYKLNYLCEGYKLFFDYIDPFMKRLAQLVKQRKSPPVMKKEMQKLYQEKWNVGRNDPCPCGSGKKYKKCCL encoded by the coding sequence ATGACAGATCAAAAAACAAACTTTAATGTAATGGCTTTTCCGGCAGGAGCAGTCTGTAACTTAGACTGCGAGTACTGCTATTATCTTAAAAAGACTGAACTTTATCCTCAAACAAATGATTTTCAAATGAAAGAAGAAACTTTAGAAGAATATATAAAACAATATATAAAGTCTCAACCAGGTCCAGTAATTAATTTTGGCTGGCAGGGTGGGGAGCCCATTTTAAGAGGATTAGATTTTTTCAAAAAAGCAGTAGAGCTGCAACAAAAATATGTATCTGCAGGCTGGAGGATAGAAAACTCAATTCAGACTAATGCAGTTTTAATAGATGAACAGTGGGCTCAATTTTTACAAGAAAATAATTTTTTAGTGGGAGTAAGCCTTGATGGAACGGCCGAGCTGCATGACAGATACAGAAAAGATAAAAAAGGTAAGGGAAGTCATCAAAAAGTAATGGCTGGAATAGAGAAATTAAAAGAATACGGGGTTACCTATAACATTTTAGCAGTTGTAAATGATGTCAATGCTAAAAAACCAAAAGAAGTCTATCAATTTTTTAAAGAAAATGAAGTAGATTTTATTCAGTTTATTCCTATTGTTGAGCAGGATTCAGAAGGGAATTTAATATACCGCTCAGTAGGCTCAAAAGAGTATGGTAAATTTTTAATAGGAATTTTTAACGAATGGATTGATGACCTGGGGGATATCTATGTTCAGATATTTGAGGAAGCATTATCAGCCTGGGCAGGATATGGAGCGAATTTGTGTGTTTTTACTGAAGAATGTGGTAAAGCTTCAGTAATAGAACATAATGGAGACCTATATTCCTGTGATCATTTTGTGGAGCCAGAATACAAACTTGGTAATATTAAAGAAAAAGATATTTTAGAGATGATGAACTCTAGTCAGCAGCAGGACTTTGGCAGAGCTAAAAAAGAAAAATTAAATAAAAAGTGTCTGGGATGTGATTACCTATTTTTCTGTAATGGTGGTTGTCCTAAAAATAGAATAGTAGATACAGATGCTGATTATAAGCTTAATTATCTTTGTGAGGGATATAAATTGTTTTTTGATTATATTGATCCTTTCATGAAAAGGTTAGCTCAGCTGGTCAAACAGAGAAAATCACCACCAGTAATGAAAAAAGAAATGCAAAAACTCTATCAAGAAAAATGGAATGTTGGCAGAAACGATCCCTGTCCCTGTGGTAGTGGAAAAAAATATAAGAAATGCTGTTTATGA
- a CDS encoding IS256 family transposase → MNSIPEKNSDGQVEFHDLIIELIKNFLENFLKAELTEFLNYEKHEYSGRNSGNSRNGSYLRDFLTQFGSIKGLNVPRDRNGEFQTELFQPYKRYDNWLEEAIINMYANGLSTRYVADWIEQMYGQKYSPTTISNLTNVALEEVKKWKERPLQKRYSVIFIDGMSIKVRRDTVANESVYIIIGINEDGYREILDFYIGATESAALWEEVLSNLKERGVQEVLLGVIDGLPGLKDSFLKVFPKADVQRCIVHKVRNTIVKVRKKDTDEIVKDLKKIYRSPSREFAEKALEEFDFKWSKIYPKVTQSWYVDKDELLTFYKYPESIHKAIYTTNWIERANKEIKKRLKPMNSLPNVQAAEKIIYLKIIEYNSKWSDRKMRGFLAAKDQLHQLFKKDTDLFT, encoded by the coding sequence ATGAACAGTATACCCGAAAAAAACAGTGATGGTCAAGTTGAATTTCACGATTTAATCATTGAACTCATCAAAAATTTTCTCGAGAATTTCCTCAAGGCTGAATTAACTGAATTTCTAAACTATGAAAAACATGAATACTCAGGTAGAAACTCTGGCAATAGTCGTAATGGATCTTATCTTCGTGATTTCTTAACTCAGTTTGGCAGTATTAAAGGCTTAAATGTTCCTAGAGATAGAAATGGTGAATTCCAAACTGAACTATTCCAACCATATAAACGCTATGATAACTGGCTTGAAGAAGCTATAATAAACATGTATGCTAATGGCCTTTCCACCCGCTATGTAGCTGATTGGATAGAGCAGATGTATGGACAAAAATATAGCCCTACTACTATTAGTAATCTAACTAATGTTGCTCTTGAAGAGGTTAAAAAGTGGAAAGAAAGACCACTTCAAAAACGGTACAGCGTTATTTTTATTGATGGCATGAGCATAAAAGTCAGACGAGATACTGTTGCAAATGAATCTGTATATATTATCATTGGTATCAATGAAGACGGCTATCGTGAAATACTTGATTTCTACATTGGTGCAACTGAATCTGCTGCTTTATGGGAAGAAGTACTAAGTAATTTAAAAGAACGCGGAGTCCAGGAAGTCCTACTAGGTGTTATAGATGGACTCCCAGGACTTAAAGATTCTTTTCTAAAAGTATTCCCTAAAGCGGATGTGCAGCGTTGTATAGTTCATAAAGTGCGAAATACAATAGTCAAAGTTAGAAAAAAAGATACTGATGAAATAGTTAAAGATTTAAAAAAGATCTATAGATCTCCCAGCAGAGAGTTTGCAGAAAAGGCTTTAGAAGAATTTGATTTTAAATGGAGTAAAATCTATCCTAAAGTTACTCAAAGCTGGTACGTAGATAAAGATGAACTATTAACATTTTATAAATATCCAGAAAGCATACATAAAGCCATATATACAACAAACTGGATTGAAAGAGCCAATAAAGAAATCAAAAAAAGATTAAAGCCTATGAATAGTTTGCCTAATGTACAAGCAGCTGAAAAAATAATTTATTTAAAGATTATTGAGTACAACTCAAAATGGTCTGATAGAAAAATGAGAGGCTTTTTAGCTGCAAAAGATCAACTTCACCAACTTTTCAAAAAAGATACTGATTTATTTACATAA
- a CDS encoding DUF6946 family protein, whose product MSNIYIKSNSVEDWRTLLADCEKHWKTGYSAKSLAYSWEDRDGFPKKVRGVFDNCRFDNIESLELLYAFPEYKISLPGGIRPSQNDLYVLAKNNKGLMTIMVEGKVEETFDKIISEWAKNKSNGMNNERLHFLIEKLKLTDKKEKIPKIRYQLLHRTVSAIIEAERIGASQAMILVHSFSKIDSGINDFKNFANLFGVKVGINDVQGPALINDIEVYFSWVKGDEVYLTM is encoded by the coding sequence ATGAGTAATATTTATATTAAAAGTAATTCAGTAGAAGATTGGAGAACTCTACTTGCAGATTGTGAGAAGCATTGGAAAACAGGTTATTCTGCAAAAAGTTTAGCTTATTCATGGGAAGATAGAGATGGCTTTCCTAAGAAAGTAAGAGGTGTTTTCGATAATTGTAGGTTTGATAACATAGAATCATTAGAACTATTATATGCATTTCCTGAATATAAAATATCATTACCAGGTGGAATTAGGCCATCACAGAATGACTTGTATGTTCTTGCTAAGAATAATAAAGGATTAATGACAATTATGGTTGAAGGGAAAGTAGAAGAAACATTTGATAAAATAATTTCTGAGTGGGCTAAAAATAAAAGTAATGGGATGAATAATGAGAGATTACACTTTCTTATTGAAAAGTTAAAGTTAACAGATAAGAAAGAAAAAATTCCTAAAATTAGGTATCAATTATTACATAGAACTGTATCTGCAATTATTGAAGCTGAAAGAATTGGAGCAAGTCAGGCTATGATATTAGTTCATTCATTTAGCAAAATTGATTCAGGAATTAATGATTTTAAGAATTTCGCAAATTTATTTGGAGTTAAAGTTGGAATTAATGATGTGCAAGGCCCAGCGCTGATTAATGATATTGAGGTCTATTTTAGTTGGGTTAAAGGTGATGAAGTATATCTAACAATGTAA
- a CDS encoding JAB domain-containing protein, whose amino-acid sequence MINIQKFSLRVVKENGGRYDLDKTISNPLAARDLFIEVLELDKRTEEVFAMATLDAKNKLTGVFEVSIGSLTSSLVSPREVFKRALLQNAAAVVLGHNHPSGSIDFSSDDINITKKLVKSGNILGIKVVDHIVIGSREDYESMKERGII is encoded by the coding sequence ATGATTAATATCCAGAAATTTTCATTGCGAGTTGTTAAAGAAAATGGAGGTAGGTATGATTTGGATAAAACGATATCTAATCCTTTAGCAGCAAGAGATCTATTTATAGAAGTTCTAGAATTAGATAAAAGAACTGAAGAAGTCTTTGCTATGGCCACCTTAGATGCAAAAAACAAGCTGACAGGAGTATTTGAAGTATCAATCGGTAGTTTAACATCCAGCCTGGTATCACCACGAGAGGTGTTTAAAAGAGCGCTTTTGCAAAATGCTGCAGCGGTTGTATTAGGACATAACCACCCTAGTGGCAGCATAGATTTCAGCAGTGATGATATTAATATTACTAAAAAGCTGGTTAAGTCAGGTAATATCTTAGGAATAAAGGTAGTAGACCACATAGTTATTGGCAGCAGAGAAGATTATGAAAGTATGAAAGAAAGAGGCATTATTTAG
- a CDS encoding ISNCY family transposase, whose product MSFNSKKQLSFGDLYEQAKDWAQNDKPQFLEMLDQYLDLSEFIPDGFYNAYYKYFGRNRIYRLESMLSAFILQKILGIPTLVLLINILTLSSDLKEFCGFNSVPDISQFSRFKTKFEDHLEDFFYHLVDVTEPLCRKIDPLMADLFIYDTTGFEPYVIENNPKYINNIIRRLKNIYKNDKNVNIYGFAYQSMPSSAQVNNEIKQLYINGHFCYVYKAGIVTNGLGIIRHISFFDDQFKDNHPEIPIEKKTDSPDEDKSIGDSTSLKPVLEDYFKLHSNHQYSTFIADSAFDSYQTYPFLLKDFGFDKAVIPLNFRNTKSSLPQPEYNENGWPLCPKDSSLPMKPNGWCRGKNRSPRFKFVCPKINHKGGKRNCYCENPCTDSSYSRVIYTYPDQDLRTYPGIIRDTDDWINLYRKRGVVEQTINYFKDAMVTGNLKTQNLKSVKSDVFLAGITQLLTLILADKMDKPENIRSLRSLIA is encoded by the coding sequence ATGTCTTTTAATTCTAAAAAGCAATTGTCTTTCGGTGATCTTTATGAACAGGCCAAAGATTGGGCTCAAAATGATAAACCTCAATTCCTTGAAATGCTCGACCAATATCTTGATTTATCTGAATTTATTCCTGACGGTTTCTACAATGCTTACTACAAATATTTTGGTAGAAATAGAATTTACAGACTGGAATCAATGCTTTCTGCATTTATACTGCAAAAAATACTGGGTATTCCAACTCTTGTCCTTCTAATTAATATCTTAACTTTAAGCAGTGATTTAAAAGAATTCTGTGGTTTTAACTCTGTACCTGATATCTCTCAGTTTTCTCGTTTTAAGACAAAATTTGAAGATCATTTAGAAGACTTTTTCTATCACCTTGTTGATGTTACTGAACCTCTCTGCAGAAAAATTGATCCTTTAATGGCTGATCTTTTTATCTATGATACAACTGGTTTTGAACCCTATGTGATTGAAAACAATCCTAAATACATAAATAATATTATTCGCAGACTTAAAAATATCTACAAAAATGATAAAAATGTTAATATTTATGGTTTTGCGTATCAGTCTATGCCTTCTTCTGCTCAAGTTAATAATGAGATAAAACAACTCTATATTAACGGCCATTTTTGTTATGTCTACAAAGCTGGTATTGTCACTAATGGTCTTGGAATTATCCGTCACATTTCTTTTTTTGATGATCAATTTAAAGATAATCACCCTGAAATACCTATTGAGAAAAAGACTGATTCACCTGATGAAGATAAATCTATTGGTGATTCAACTTCTTTAAAACCAGTTTTAGAAGATTATTTTAAACTTCACAGTAATCATCAATATTCAACTTTTATCGCTGATTCAGCCTTTGACAGTTATCAAACTTATCCTTTTTTACTGAAAGATTTTGGTTTTGATAAAGCAGTCATACCACTTAATTTTAGAAACACTAAATCAAGTTTACCACAGCCAGAATACAATGAAAACGGCTGGCCTTTATGTCCTAAAGACTCTTCCTTACCAATGAAACCTAATGGTTGGTGTCGCGGTAAAAACCGCAGTCCCAGATTTAAGTTTGTCTGTCCTAAAATTAATCATAAGGGTGGTAAAAGAAACTGCTACTGTGAGAACCCCTGTACTGACTCCAGTTACAGTAGAGTTATTTATACCTATCCTGACCAGGATTTAAGAACTTACCCTGGTATCATCAGAGATACAGATGATTGGATAAACCTCTACAGAAAACGAGGAGTAGTTGAACAGACAATTAACTATTTTAAAGATGCCATGGTTACTGGTAATTTAAAGACTCAGAACCTAAAAAGTGTTAAATCAGATGTTTTTCTAGCCGGAATCACTCAACTTTTAACATTAATTCTAGCTGATAAAATGGATAAACCAGAAAATATTAGATCTTTAAGATCACTAATTGCTTAG
- a CDS encoding SulP family inorganic anion transporter codes for MLNSIELIKIYKIKYLKDDLMAGLSVAAVSLPQVMAYAMIAGLNPVFGLYTFIVSTIVSTFTGISSYMIVGPTNIVAVTIAGTLSSMNITDPANYLQGVLLITFLVGIIQILMGSLKLGYLVNSVSSSVISGLTYGVALIILTGQLIEFLGLKVNGGNNVITTLYNVITNISQTNLYSLLFGLLAIIVIILSKKYLPKLPSYLIAVGLSMVFVYLFNLTEELVIVGTMESSIPKFSLFRFDLNFMFRLLSSAFSLAIISCVQILSIVKMMEKTAGEEAQINKEFIGQGITNIVCSFFNSFAITGSFTKSYANYEAGAKTRVSEFISGIAVLLLVVLLAPVIKYIPIPTLAGIVIYVAFKMFDIREIKRNFFTTRFDAIIFTITFMTTILTPRLDYAIYLGVVMSAVLVLKNTSELEYSHISYDEDEDQFVTHQNVEKVEDDNYIIINLTGTMHFNAAENLKENLNNSYVKNKVFIIRMRRIDNIDLTVIEEIDKFIDKVQESGGKIILSGVKNSIYKSLKSYGITDKLKEDDIKFYNKNLYSSTKNAIKDVQENGYCNI; via the coding sequence ATGCTTAATTCAATTGAACTGATTAAGATCTATAAAATAAAATATTTAAAAGATGACCTAATGGCAGGCTTATCTGTGGCAGCAGTTAGTCTGCCGCAGGTAATGGCCTATGCCATGATAGCAGGTTTAAATCCTGTATTTGGACTCTATACTTTTATTGTTTCAACAATAGTATCCACCTTTACCGGGATATCAAGCTATATGATAGTAGGTCCAACAAATATTGTAGCTGTAACAATTGCCGGTACCTTAAGCAGTATGAATATTACTGATCCTGCAAATTATCTGCAGGGAGTACTGCTCATAACCTTTCTGGTTGGGATTATTCAAATATTAATGGGAAGTTTAAAATTGGGTTATCTTGTTAACTCTGTTTCCAGTTCAGTTATCTCAGGTTTAACCTATGGAGTTGCTTTAATAATTTTAACTGGTCAATTGATTGAATTTTTAGGTTTAAAAGTTAACGGTGGAAACAATGTAATAACTACTCTCTATAATGTAATAACAAATATCAGCCAAACAAATCTTTATTCTTTATTATTTGGTCTTTTAGCAATTATAGTAATTATATTATCAAAAAAATATTTACCCAAACTGCCTTCATACTTAATTGCTGTAGGGTTATCAATGGTATTTGTTTATCTATTTAATCTTACAGAAGAATTAGTAATAGTAGGAACTATGGAGTCCTCAATTCCTAAATTCAGTCTTTTTAGATTTGACTTAAACTTTATGTTTAGATTATTAAGTTCAGCTTTTTCACTGGCAATAATAAGCTGTGTCCAGATCTTATCAATAGTTAAAATGATGGAGAAAACAGCTGGAGAAGAAGCTCAGATAAATAAAGAGTTTATAGGACAGGGAATAACCAATATAGTCTGTTCTTTTTTTAATAGTTTTGCTATAACAGGTTCTTTTACAAAATCATATGCAAATTATGAAGCAGGAGCAAAAACAAGAGTTTCTGAGTTTATTTCAGGAATAGCTGTTTTACTCTTGGTAGTACTGCTGGCACCAGTTATAAAATATATTCCTATCCCAACACTGGCAGGGATAGTTATTTATGTTGCTTTTAAAATGTTTGACATAAGGGAGATAAAGAGAAATTTTTTTACAACGAGGTTTGATGCTATTATATTTACAATTACCTTTATGACAACTATTTTGACTCCAAGATTAGATTATGCTATTTATTTAGGGGTAGTTATGTCAGCAGTCTTAGTTTTAAAAAACACAAGTGAACTAGAATATTCTCATATAAGTTATGATGAAGATGAAGATCAATTTGTAACTCATCAAAACGTAGAGAAAGTTGAAGATGATAATTATATAATAATAAACTTAACTGGAACAATGCACTTTAATGCAGCAGAAAATTTAAAAGAAAATTTAAATAACTCTTATGTCAAAAACAAAGTATTTATTATTAGAATGAGAAGAATAGATAATATTGATTTAACAGTGATCGAAGAAATAGATAAGTTTATAGATAAGGTCCAAGAAAGCGGAGGCAAGATAATTTTAAGTGGAGTTAAAAACAGTATATATAAATCATTGAAATCCTATGGAATAACAGATAAACTAAAAGAAGATGATATTAAATTTTATAATAAAAATCTATATTCTTCTACTAAAAATGCAATAAAAGATGTTCAAGAAAATGGTTATTGTAATATTTAA